The following proteins are encoded in a genomic region of alpha proteobacterium U9-1i:
- a CDS encoding acyl carrier protein, translating to MTKDEVLAKLSTVVSDVLDLDDLKLTESMTANDVRGWDSLAHIRVVLAAEAAFKIRFDTAEMASLPTVGALADLIRQKVG from the coding sequence GTGACCAAAGATGAAGTCCTAGCAAAACTCTCGACCGTGGTCAGCGACGTGCTTGACTTGGACGACTTGAAACTGACAGAGTCCATGACGGCGAATGATGTTCGGGGCTGGGATAGCCTTGCACATATTCGCGTTGTCCTGGCAGCTGAAGCTGCTTTCAAAATTAGATTTGATACGGCCGAAATGGCCTCGTTGCCGACGGTGGGTGCGTTGGCCGACCTGATCCGACAAAAGGTCGGGTAG